One region of Oculatellaceae cyanobacterium genomic DNA includes:
- a CDS encoding GIY-YIG nuclease family protein has translation MTVYLLHFNQPINSTRPAQHYLGYTKDLDQRIRQHRLGTGSRLCQVAKERGIKFKLVEVWKGDRTLERLLKRQKNSPRFCPICQPQKQN, from the coding sequence GTGACCGTCTACTTATTACACTTCAACCAGCCTATCAATTCTACTAGACCAGCACAACATTATCTAGGTTATACAAAAGATTTAGATCAAAGAATTCGTCAACACAGATTAGGAACTGGTTCTCGTTTATGCCAAGTAGCTAAAGAACGCGGAATTAAATTCAAATTAGTAGAAGTCTGGAAAGGCGATCGCACATTAGAACGCTTGCTAAAACGTCAGAAAAACAGTCCCCGCTTCTGCCCAATCTGTCAACCACAAAAACAAAACTAA